From Natrinema salaciae, the proteins below share one genomic window:
- a CDS encoding DsrE family protein — protein sequence MTKTAVVILAGTEGHANLGYLVNALETAKEFAETDGDELELIFDGAGTQWIPELEDPDSDQHERYQAVKDDASACDFCSGAFGVDDAVNDSGVVRLDDHDGHSSIRSLVDDGYEVITF from the coding sequence ATGACAAAAACAGCAGTTGTGATCCTGGCGGGAACAGAAGGACATGCGAACCTCGGCTACCTCGTTAATGCTCTCGAGACGGCGAAGGAGTTCGCAGAGACTGACGGAGACGAGCTGGAGCTCATTTTCGACGGAGCTGGAACGCAGTGGATTCCCGAACTCGAAGATCCGGACAGTGACCAGCACGAACGCTACCAGGCCGTCAAAGATGATGCGTCCGCGTGTGATTTCTGCTCCGGGGCGTTCGGTGTCGATGATGCAGTGAACGATTCCGGCGTGGTTCGGCTTGACGACCACGACGGGCACTCCAGTATCCGTTCGCTCGTCGACGACGGCTACGAAGTCATCACATTCTGA
- a CDS encoding SRPBCC family protein: protein MHNVSVEKVISVPAKHVWTALDEFGHVSEYNPHVATSKIIDGPETGVGATRECVFEDGDRIEEEIIEYSPESNYTVEFIDVGSMPLKRNRVQISVEERGDATAVTMAATFKPKYGFFGTVMAKLMMESRFRKTFEEVLDGLEAYVIADREGNTERV from the coding sequence ATGCACAATGTGAGTGTTGAAAAGGTAATTTCAGTACCAGCTAAACACGTGTGGACTGCACTCGATGAGTTCGGTCACGTCTCCGAGTACAATCCACACGTTGCGACGTCGAAGATCATCGACGGTCCGGAGACTGGTGTTGGTGCGACCCGCGAGTGTGTATTCGAGGATGGTGACCGTATCGAAGAGGAAATTATCGAATACAGTCCTGAATCGAATTACACTGTGGAGTTCATCGATGTCGGCAGTATGCCTCTGAAGCGAAATAGGGTCCAAATCAGTGTTGAGGAACGAGGTGATGCGACGGCGGTCACGATGGCCGCCACGTTCAAACCAAAGTACGGATTCTTCGGGACCGTAATGGCGAAATTGATGATGGAATCTCGCTTCCGGAAGACGTTCGAGGAAGTCCTCGATGGCCTCGAAGCGTACGTCATCGCTGATCGAGAGGGCAATACGGAGAGGGTCTGA
- a CDS encoding putative quinol monooxygenase — protein sequence MARIPTRGFATSSNSSRKEDGIVEYRVATDVDDENLFRFFEQYEDEAAFGAHAESDHFERFAAELPELLAGEPEVTRFEVESATDVEL from the coding sequence ATCGCTCGAATACCGACACGGGGATTCGCGACGTCCTCGAATAGTTCACGGAAGGAGGACGGAATCGTCGAGTACCGGGTCGCGACCGATGTAGACGACGAGAACCTCTTCCGGTTCTTCGAACAGTACGAGGACGAAGCAGCGTTCGGAGCGCACGCTGAGTCCGATCACTTCGAGCGGTTCGCAGCTGAACTACCGGAATTACTCGCGGGAGAGCCAGAGGTGACCCGCTTCGAGGTCGAGTCGGCAACAGACGTCGAACTCTGA
- a CDS encoding ComEC/Rec2 family competence protein: protein MLSDDPDAGRVEVSYLDVGKGQSVLVQSPDGNLLVDAGSTSTSKISYDGSLKKQLEENGVNTIDKLVLTHGHEDHVSYGEYLLEDFDVEEVYWNAKADSKTARNLERALEEADTAGELEFHSSVTSGDGDSLEPGSSVDVQVVHPDAPVGSDVDAESVALTVEAQEKRFHIASDARDPSNVKADGDVDVLTLQHHGAASTTE, encoded by the coding sequence ATGCTGAGCGACGATCCGGACGCCGGCCGCGTCGAGGTGTCCTACCTGGATGTCGGGAAGGGCCAGAGCGTTTTGGTCCAGTCGCCGGACGGCAACCTGCTCGTCGACGCCGGGTCGACGTCGACCTCCAAGATAAGCTACGACGGCTCACTGAAGAAGCAACTCGAGGAGAACGGCGTTAACACCATTGACAAACTCGTCCTGACGCACGGTCACGAGGACCACGTCTCGTACGGGGAGTATCTGCTCGAGGACTTCGACGTAGAGGAAGTCTACTGGAACGCGAAGGCCGACTCTAAGACCGCGCGTAACCTCGAGAGAGCGTTGGAGGAGGCCGACACGGCCGGCGAGCTGGAGTTCCACTCAAGCGTCACATCAGGTGATGGCGATTCACTCGAGCCTGGGTCGAGCGTCGACGTCCAGGTCGTCCACCCTGACGCGCCCGTCGGGAGTGATGTGGACGCCGAATCGGTTGCCCTGACCGTTGAGGCTCAGGAGAAACGCTTCCACATCGCGAGCGACGCTCGTGACCCGTCCAACGTGAAGGCGGATGGCGACGTAGACGTTCTCACGCTCCAACACCACGGCGCCGCATCGACTACTGAGTAG
- a CDS encoding DUF2262 domain-containing protein, which translates to MDNESPDSAHSQDPEMYEDEQLGTFERKSSRGLYSTTAEWMGTEVELELWLSEPDDGVSGLTVAKALWDDQSTWTERIQQYALDELLELKNVEWIESEDDTVTAEEFTDRIDLKTVTIDHDGGFTFWHDDDDLFFGHSIMVSGNLENGIFEAHL; encoded by the coding sequence ATGGACAACGAGTCGCCTGATTCCGCACACTCCCAGGACCCCGAGATGTACGAGGACGAGCAGCTCGGGACGTTCGAGAGAAAATCCAGCAGAGGTCTCTATTCGACGACAGCCGAGTGGATGGGTACCGAGGTCGAGTTAGAACTCTGGCTCTCCGAACCCGACGACGGTGTGTCGGGGCTCACTGTCGCGAAGGCGCTGTGGGACGACCAGTCCACGTGGACCGAGCGGATTCAGCAGTACGCCCTCGACGAGTTGCTCGAGCTCAAGAACGTGGAGTGGATCGAATCGGAGGATGACACGGTGACTGCCGAAGAGTTCACAGATAGGATAGACCTGAAAACCGTCACCATCGATCACGATGGCGGGTTCACGTTCTGGCACGACGACGACGATCTGTTCTTCGGACACAGCATCATGGTCTCTGGGAACCTCGAAAACGGGATCTTCGAGGCGCATCTGTGA
- a CDS encoding ABC transporter substrate-binding protein — MNDDTDGTTGGPTRRETLKYGGALAAGTALAGCSELVGQSDNGDTNSDGTYSVTMAPMGEVSFDSPPESIFTRLTHHAGMAFALGRGDDVNAMHAPEYYDQLWNQFTERLPGVTLDWTGLYSSWDPSKEKLYELNSDIHLADPASVNALDSKDASDIEEIRDTIAPWFGNKFSDRHGKPPAEWADRYEYYTLWEMFEKVAQVFREEERYEALAEIHANLLDTIEEDLPPEQERPTAVLAGMSDIDSIYVYTLDTPGFLTAHVRPLSPIGALSDDISSGDTIDMEGLLEADPDVLFSLGGMHPGTDITGIRSSLQNDSVGRELSAVQNDRVYPQGARYQGPILNLFQLEMTAKQLYPDVFGTWPTYTEGPYPEIPEDEQLFDRQKVADVITEDG, encoded by the coding sequence ATGAACGACGATACTGACGGCACAACGGGCGGACCGACGCGCAGAGAGACGCTGAAGTACGGCGGGGCCCTCGCGGCCGGGACCGCCCTCGCGGGCTGTTCGGAGTTGGTCGGACAAAGCGACAACGGGGACACCAACTCCGACGGCACCTATTCAGTGACGATGGCACCGATGGGCGAGGTTTCGTTCGACTCGCCGCCGGAGAGCATCTTCACGCGGCTGACCCACCACGCCGGCATGGCGTTCGCCCTCGGACGCGGGGACGACGTCAACGCGATGCACGCTCCCGAGTACTACGACCAACTGTGGAATCAGTTCACCGAACGACTCCCCGGCGTCACGCTGGACTGGACGGGCCTGTACTCGTCCTGGGATCCCAGCAAGGAGAAGCTCTACGAGCTCAACAGCGACATCCACCTCGCTGATCCGGCGAGCGTGAACGCTCTCGACAGCAAGGACGCATCGGATATCGAGGAGATTCGGGATACCATTGCTCCGTGGTTCGGAAACAAGTTCAGCGACAGACACGGCAAGCCACCGGCCGAGTGGGCCGACCGCTACGAGTATTACACCCTCTGGGAGATGTTCGAGAAGGTCGCCCAGGTCTTCCGCGAAGAGGAGCGGTACGAGGCGCTCGCAGAGATACACGCGAACCTACTGGATACGATCGAGGAGGATCTTCCTCCCGAACAGGAGCGTCCGACCGCGGTGCTGGCTGGGATGAGCGACATCGATAGCATCTACGTCTACACGCTGGACACCCCCGGATTCCTGACGGCACACGTACGCCCCCTCAGTCCGATCGGAGCCCTGAGCGACGACATCTCCTCCGGCGACACGATTGATATGGAAGGGCTGCTCGAGGCCGATCCCGACGTGCTCTTCTCGCTGGGCGGAATGCATCCCGGAACGGATATAACCGGGATTCGATCGTCGCTACAAAACGACTCCGTCGGCCGAGAGCTCTCCGCGGTCCAAAACGACCGCGTCTACCCGCAGGGGGCCCGCTACCAGGGCCCGATACTGAACCTATTCCAGCTCGAGATGACCGCGAAGCAACTCTACCCCGACGTCTTCGGGACGTGGCCGACCTACACCGAGGGACCGTATCCCGAGATTCCCGAAGACGAGCAGCTATTCGACCGACAGAAGGTTGCGGACGTCATCACGGAGGACGGCTGA
- a CDS encoding ABC transporter substrate-binding protein, translating into MGDDDGTIEAPTRRETLKYGGTLAAGTALAGCSELVGQREETETTEAGSYSVSMEPVGTVTFGEVPEQWAAYDGGYADMAVALGQADGLTGVGGADRYYTYVYDELPAVTVDRDVIERYPEVRTKEEFYELESDVHLYDPQMLINWFDWDEADVEEIASTVAPFVGNLIFRRSDGWHDYRYYTLYEAFEKVAEVFQQRERYEAFSELHTEFIASVQERLPPSDDRPEVFLTYEGTDEPETFSPYRLDDAGTSKKQWRDLGINDALTGTDIDNLSTTNRGELDYENLLEIDPEVILVRGHERKSAAEFRDIVLDYMRSHPVGSELTAVRNGRVYRGGYLNQGPIHNLFLTERAAKQMFPDEFGDVTGDERLFDRQAVADIINGEF; encoded by the coding sequence ATGGGAGACGATGACGGAACGATTGAGGCACCCACACGGAGAGAGACGCTGAAGTACGGCGGCACGCTCGCGGCCGGGACCGCCCTCGCGGGCTGTTCGGAGCTGGTCGGTCAGCGCGAGGAGACCGAGACGACCGAAGCCGGCTCGTATTCGGTCTCGATGGAACCGGTCGGAACCGTCACGTTCGGTGAGGTACCGGAGCAGTGGGCCGCATACGACGGCGGCTACGCCGATATGGCCGTCGCACTGGGACAAGCCGACGGGTTGACCGGCGTCGGTGGCGCGGATCGCTACTACACGTACGTCTACGACGAACTCCCGGCTGTGACCGTCGACCGAGACGTCATCGAGCGGTATCCGGAGGTTCGAACCAAAGAGGAGTTCTATGAACTCGAGAGCGACGTCCACCTGTATGACCCACAGATGCTCATCAACTGGTTCGACTGGGACGAAGCGGACGTCGAAGAGATCGCGTCGACTGTCGCACCGTTCGTCGGGAATCTGATCTTCCGACGGTCCGATGGGTGGCACGATTACCGCTACTACACGCTGTATGAAGCGTTCGAGAAAGTGGCCGAGGTATTCCAACAGCGTGAGCGCTACGAGGCGTTCAGCGAACTCCACACCGAGTTCATTGCGTCCGTTCAGGAGCGGCTACCGCCCAGTGACGATCGACCGGAGGTCTTTCTCACCTACGAGGGAACCGACGAACCGGAGACGTTCTCGCCGTACCGACTTGACGACGCGGGGACGAGCAAGAAGCAGTGGCGAGATCTCGGCATCAACGACGCCCTGACGGGGACGGACATCGACAATCTCAGCACTACGAACCGCGGTGAACTCGACTACGAGAACCTGCTCGAGATCGATCCCGAGGTGATCCTCGTCCGCGGTCACGAGCGGAAATCCGCCGCGGAGTTCCGCGACATCGTTCTCGACTACATGCGGAGCCACCCGGTCGGGAGCGAGCTCACCGCCGTCCGGAACGGGCGGGTGTATCGCGGCGGCTACCTCAATCAGGGCCCAATTCACAATCTCTTCCTGACCGAGCGAGCGGCGAAACAGATGTTCCCTGACGAGTTCGGGGACGTAACCGGCGACGAGCGACTGTTCGATCGCCAGGCGGTCGCGGACATCATCAACGGGGAGTTCTAA